The following coding sequences lie in one Capsicum annuum cultivar UCD-10X-F1 chromosome 5, UCD10Xv1.1, whole genome shotgun sequence genomic window:
- the LOC107872229 gene encoding ankyrin repeat-containing protein ITN1-like, whose product MLWWKKSLVYLPAGSENDWTTAIHIEASEGDVNMIIELLNHCPDCRDTLNSNNQNALHVAILKNQDKVVCVLLGSDKCDSLVNEPDSDGNTPLHLLAASANHVPELIKHPRANKMSFNKQNQTPLDIALSCKATTKKEKLMEDLCSIGQFGKRDFEVREDDHDKDKKADQTVVKSIMKVAQIHIVVATLIMTVTFAAGITLPGGFESDSDSPNQGMAILIRKTSFCAFVVSDAIAFTFSAVSIFIYFLMAAQSRTPQCKKIVLKLYRIAGICQCLTMFAVVIASATGMFATLSHSLGLAVTVCFKGCLTILLYIFCHDNSKKKC is encoded by the exons ATGTTGTGGTGGAAAAAATCCTTAGTGTACCTTCCGGCAGGCAGTGAAAATGACTGGACAACAGCAATTCACATTGAAGCCAGTGAAGGTGATGTAAACATGATCATTGAGCTATTAAATCACTGCCCTGATTGTCGCGATACGCTTAACAGCAACAATCAAAATGCTCTTCATGTTGCCATATTGAAAAATCAAGACAAGGTAGTCTGCGTCTTATTAGGCTCTGATAAGTGCGACAGCCTTGTTAATGAGCCAGATAGTGATGGCAACACTCCACTCCATTTGCTTGCTGCCTCTGCTAACCATGTGcctgaattaataaaacatcctAGAGCAAACAAGATGTCATTTAACAAACAAAACCAGACTCCACTTGATATAGCATTGTCATGCAAAGCGACAACAAAGAAG gagaaattgaTGGAGGATTTGTGCAGCATTGGTCAATTTGGAAAACGTGACTTTGAGGTAAGGGAAGATGATCACGATAAAGATAAAAAGGCAGATCAAACAGTAGTCAAAAGTATCATGAAGGTAGCTCAAATCCATATTGTTGTGGCCACTTTGATAATGACAGTCACTTTCGCCGCTGGTATCACATTGCCAGGAGGTTTTGAGAGCGACTCCGATAGCCCTAATCAAGGAATGGCGATTCTAATAAGGAAAACATCATTTTGTGCATTTGTTGTTTCCGACGCCATTGCCTTCACATTCTCAGCTGTTTCCATATTCATCTACTTCCTCATGGCAGCTCAAAGTAGAACTCCTCaatgtaaaaaaattgtattGAAGCTTTATAGAATCGCAGGTATTTGTCAGTGCTTGACAATGTTTGCAGTTGTAATTGCATCCGCAACGGGTATGTTTGCTACTTTATCACATTCACTTGGTCTAGCTGTTACTGTCTGTTTCAAAGGTTGCCTCACTATTTTATTGTACATCTTTTGTCATGACAATTCAAAAAAGAAATGTTAG